The following proteins are co-located in the Tripterygium wilfordii isolate XIE 37 chromosome 2, ASM1340144v1, whole genome shotgun sequence genome:
- the LOC119982905 gene encoding uncharacterized protein LOC119982905, with translation MGQLKHCVEAKKRQLPNLEAQNSLKQEIEHLQELLWDQFTERCALEKALSHKPFSYETMSDTSIPKPAKDLMKEVALLELEIVYLERYLLSMYRKKIYQEVSPMSTMDETLKSNSSMHKGKFPEVPGPNITSTKDNTVLHSSHLISPRKSVENRSEDLSDKWVNHGLIDSIVHRSHSSLSHRSTRISPPMKSLVNAVDSYHSLPLSMLEKAQSSNPDHIGTCTCNHGLETPNDLSKEIIKCISSIYCELTDPPLINLDYSSSPISYSSSVNGSPAQGQGNTRSPQSRKFSSFNSKFDNPFHIRESNEFNGPYCMMAKVEQICRDSQKLRDIEHKLQKFRSLVYQLEQVDPRKLKHEEKLAFWINVHNALVMHAFLVYGIPQSSTKRMSILLKAAYNVGGHDISVDMIQTSILGCRLPRPGQWLRVLFSSKMKFKIEDGKRAYALDHPEPRLCFALCSGSYSDPAVRVYTSKRVFEELETAKEEYIQSSFNLHKEKKILLPKIVEAFAKDSDLCLAGLVEMVEHFMPDFWRKNIRQCQHKKLMKNIEWIPHNFAFRYLLSKELLR, from the exons ATGGGACAGTTGAAGCACTGTGTTGAAGCCAAGAAGAGGCAACTTCCTAACCTAGAAGCTCAAAATTCACTAAAGCAAGAG ATTGAACATCTTCAAGAACTATTGTGGGACCAATTTACGGAACGGTGTGCTCTGGAAAAGGCATTAAGTCATAAGCCTTTTTCCTATGAAACTATGTCTGATACATCAATCCCCAAG CCTGCCAAGGATCTGATGAAAGAAGTGGCACTACTTGAGCTTGAAATCGTGTATTTGGAAAGATATCTTCTCTCTATGTAtaggaaaaaaatttatcaagaaGTATCTCCTATGTCAACTATGGATGAGACGTTGAAATCCAATTCAAGCATGCACAAAGGAAAATTTCCAGAAGTTCCTGGACCCAACATCACATCAACGAAAGACAATACAGTTCTTCATTCGAGTCATCTTATCTCACCTCGAAAATCTGTTGAAAATCGATCTGAGGACCTTAGTGACAAGTGGGTAAATCATGGACTGATAGATTCTATTGTTCACCGCAGCCACTCCTCACTGTCTCACCGTTCAACTAGAATTTCTCCTCCAATGAAATCTCTAGTTAATGCTGTAGATTCATACCATTCTCTACCTCTGTCAATGCTGGAG AAAGCTCAGAGCAGTAATCCTGATCATATTGGGACCTGTACATGCAATCATGGTCTAGAAACTCCGAATGATCTTTCGAAGGAGATAATCAAGTGCATCTCTTCTATATACTGTGAACTTACGGACCCGCCTTTGATCAATCTCGATTATTCCTCCTCTCCTATTTCATACTCATCTTCAGTGAATGGATCTCCAGCACAAGGCCAGGGTAACACGCGGAGTCCACAATCCAGGAAGTTTTCATCCTTCAATTCAAAATTTGATAACCCTTTCCACATTAGAGAGTCCAATGAGTTCAATGGACCTTATTGCATGATGGCAAAGGTAGAACAGATTTGTAGAGACAGTCAGAAGTTGAGAGATATTGAACATAAGCTGCAAAAGTTTAG GTCGCTCGTTTATCAGTTGGAACAAGTTGATCCTAGAAAGTTGAAGCATGAGGAGAAGCTAGCCTTTTGGATTAATGTGCACAATGCACTAGTGATGCAT GCATTTTTAGTTTATGGAATTCCCCAAAGTAGTACAAAAAGAATGTCGATCCTACTCAAG GCTGCATACAATGTAGGAGGTCATGACATTAGCGTAGACATGATACAGACTTCTATTCTCGGGTGCCGATTGCCTCGTCCAGGACAA TGGCTGAGAGTtctattttcttcaaaaatgaaattcaagATTGAAGATGGCAAGAGGGCCTATGCACTTGACCATCCTGAACCGCGCTTGTGTTTCGCTCTTTGCTCAGGAAGCTACTCTGATCCTGCG GTTCGTGTATACACGTCGAAGAGGGTTTTTGAGGAGCTGGAAACTGCAAAAGAAGAGTACATTCAATCAAGTTTCAATCTacacaaggaaaagaaaattcttTTACCGAAGATTGTTGAGGCTTTTGCAAAGGATTCAGACCTGTGCCTAGCTGGTTTGGTGGAGATGGTTGAGCATTTTATGCCTGATTTTTGGAGGAAGAACATTAGGCAGTGTCAGCATAAGAAGCTGATGAAGAACATTGAATGGATCCCTCACAACTTCGCGTTCCGTTACTTACTCTCAAAGGAACTACTCCGATGA
- the LOC119980132 gene encoding plastid division protein PDV2-like, whose translation MEEERIGVVLAKAVELRLKISNCIHKATTPCKQKTQGGENAEEEGDKEDSFHVNGDKNPFQNPETEEDDEETERLLNIGDALESLENQLSSLQALQHQQHYEREVALSEIENSRRMLLDKLKEYKGEGLEVLREASEFAGETVKHDNDLLLPPYPSRPPHSLITDNGYVSHFASSQKSVHNGIINQDPLNEVQGNGSEPILKRKEQSGKGLVHLISAATKTVLTLVGVVSVLSLSGFGPNFGKRGIPFKVPCLFQHPGTEENREVIRCPPGKVLLMEDGEARCVVRERIAVPLESMVGKPDVNYGCGFINGPTGVVLQSSEKLMMAMNTMESIVFTEEQEALVVKSWNTMKKNSAELGLKFFLKIFEIAPSAQKLFSFLRDSNVPLEKNSKLKSHAMSVFVMTCESAVQLRKSGKVTVRESSLKKLGAVHFKYGVVDEHYEVTKFALLETIKEAVPAEMWSLEMKNAWGQAYDHLVAAIKTEMKPSSS comes from the exons atggaagaagagagaattgGGGTAGTGCTGGCAAAGGCAGTAGAGCTCAGATTGAAGATCAGCAATTGCATCCACAAAGCCACCACTCCATGTAAACAGAAAACACAAGGAGGAGAAAATgcggaagaagaaggagataaaGAAGACAGCTTTCATGTAAATGGAGACAAAAACCCCTTTCAAAACCCTGAAACTGAAGAAGACGATGAAGAAACGGAGAGGCTTTTGAATATCGGAGACGCTCTTGAGTCCCTCGAGAACCAGCTCTCCAGTTTGCAG GCCTTGCAACATCAACAACATTATGAAAGAGAAGTTGCCCTTTCTGAGATCGAGAATAGCCGCAGGATGTTATTGGATAAGCTCAAGGAATACAAAGGGGAAGGCTTGGAAGTGCTACGGGAGGCGTCAGAATTTGCTGGTGAAACAGTGAAGCATGACAATGATCTATTGCTTCCTCCCTACCCAAGTCGCCCTCCACATTCCCTGATTACAGACAATGGCTATGTATCTCACTTTGCTTCTTCGCAGAAGTCTGTACATAATGGGATAATCAACCAAGACCCATTAAATGAAGTACAGGGGAATGGAAGCGAGCCAATACTGAAGAGAAAAGAGCAGTCAGGTAAAGGCTTGGTGCATTTGATCAGTGCAGCTACCAAGACAGTACTTACTCTTGTTGGTGTGGTATCTGTGTTAAGCTTGTCTGGTTTTGGACCTAATTTTGGGAAAAGAGGCATCCCGTTTAAGGTTCCGTGCTTGTTTCAGCACCCAGGAACTGAAGAAAACAGAGAAGTCATCCGATGTCCACCTGGGAAAGTCTTGTTAATGGAAGATGGGGAAGCTCGATGTGTTGTACGGGAAAGGATTGCAGTTCCTTTGGAATCAATGGTTGGGAAACCAGATGTAAATTATGGGTGCGGTT TCATCAATGGACCAACTGGTGTGGTTCTCCAGAGCTCTGAAAAG TTGATGATGGCCATGAACACCATGGAAAGCATAGTTTTTACAGAGGAACAAGAGGCACTGGTGGTCAAGTCATGGAATACAATGAAGAAGAATTCTGCTGAATTGGGTCTCAAGTTCTTCCTCAA gatatttgagattgcacctTCAGCACAGAAGCTGTTCTCATTCCTGAGAGACTCAAATGTTCCTCTAGAGAAGAACTCAAAGCTCAAGTCTCATGCCATGTCTGTCTTTGTCATG ACATGTGAGTCAGCAGTGCAGCTAAGGAAATCTGGGAAAGTGACTGTGAGAGAGTCAAGCTTGAAAAAGCTTGGAGCTGTCCACTTCAAATATGGTGTAGTTGATGAACATTATGAG gtGACCAAGTTTGCACTCTTGGAAACAATAAAGGAAGCAGTGCCAGCAGAAATGTGGAGTTTGGAAATGAAGAATGCTTGGGGACAAGCTTATGATCATCTGGTTGCAGCCATCAAGACTGAAATGAAACCCTCttcttcttaa
- the LOC120014325 gene encoding mitochondrial Rho GTPase 2-like — protein sequence MLCTTPDGFSSRTDICLVVDHGTEKSNFCQVSSMRTSCRCCLQLVSPLVKTSVIVVGCKLDLTDDQNRQKSVEQVLAPIMQQFGEIETCIECSASKLIQGAKKILI from the exons ATGCTCTGTACAACGCCGGATGGTTTCTCAAGTCGGACTGACATCTGCCTCGTCGTCGATCATGGAACCGAAAAATCTAATTTCTGCCAAGTTTCTTCCATGAGAACGTCGTGCCGGTGCTGCCTCCAACTCGTCTCCCCGCTGGT aAAGACATCAGTTATTGTGGTTGGTTGCAAGCTAGATTTAACAGACGATCAAAATCGACAGAAAAGTGTGGAGCAGGTCTTGGCACCGATCATGCAACAGTTCGGGGAGATTGAGACTTGTATAGAGTGTTCCGCATCTAAGCTGATTCAG GGGGCTAAGAAGATCCTAATCTAG
- the LOC120014314 gene encoding uncharacterized protein LOC120014314: MKYSEISHFSHPIHKLRFEYSEVPFKCDGCKEAGIGSHYKCNICDFDLHVHCAIPSSSITHPFYTKCNFQFMSRPPGEVARYCNACERDVTGFVYHCKSCGFDLHPCCAKLPTVLDDGEVKLYLYRKVSASCHRCGRKGRSWSYRSSCKKYNLHVACVKDMLVENWYDYLGRGKSGGSIGSNRKLQTRIPSLKNTFQTHHHKSKGKVQKCCEMAGLAVQFCISAVLGDPTTLIAGVIGSLISMS; this comes from the coding sequence ATGAAATATAGTGAGATATCCCACTTCAGCCACCCAATTCACAAGCTAAGATTTGAGTACTCAGAAGTTCCATTCAAGTGTGATGGGTGCAAAGAAGCAGGTATTGGGTCACATTACAAGTGCAACATATGTGATTTTGATCTCCATGTCCATTGTGCAATACCTTCTTCTTCAATCACTCACCCTTTCTACACAAAATGTAACTTCCAATTCATGTCCAGGCCGCCAGGAGAGGTGGCGCGTTACTGCAACGCGTGCGAGCGGGATGTGACGGGGTTTGTATATCACTGCAAGTCTTGTGGGTTTGATCTCCACCCTTGTTGTGCAAAACTACCAACTGTGCTTGATGATGGTGAAGTGAAATTGTATTTGTATAGGAAGGTTAGCGCTTCTTGTCACCGATGTGGGAGAAAAGGGAGGAGTTGGAGTTATAGGTCATCATGTAAGAAGTACAACTTACATGTTGCTTGTGTCAAGGACATGTTGGTGGAGAATTGGTACGACTATCTTGGACGAGGAAAGAGTGGTGGTAGTATTGGTAGTAACAGGAAGTTGCAGACAAGGATTCCAAGCTTGAAAAATACATTCCAAACCCATCACCATAAGAGCAAAGGGAAGGTTCAAAAGTGTTGTGAGATGGCTGGTTTGGCTGTGCAGTTTTGTATATCAGCTGTGCTGGGTGATCCAACCACTCTTATTGCAGGGGTTATTGGCTCTTTGATCTCAATGTCTTGA
- the LOC120015741 gene encoding mitochondrial import receptor subunit TOM6 homolog, which produces MFPGMFMKKPDKAAALKQLKVHLTMFGVCVAVIRVTPYVLHYLSDTPEELKLEF; this is translated from the coding sequence ATGTTTCCGGGGATGTTCATGAAGAAACCAGACAAGGCAGCGGCCTTGAAGCAGCTAAAAGTCCATCTTACCATGTTCGGGGTCTGCGTCGCCGTCATCCGTGTTACCCCTTACGTCCTTCACTACCTCTCTGATACCCCCGAGGAGCTCAAGCTTGAGTTTTAG
- the LOC120015729 gene encoding long chain acyl-CoA synthetase 2 isoform X1 produces the protein MSLKNTSSLYSVKVEESRAASDGKPSAGPVYRGIYSKDGLLEVPEGVHSPWDFFSDSAKKVPNVRMLGRRQVSDSKQVGPYVWLTYQEVYDAAVRIGSAIRSRGVEPGSRCGIYGSNCPEWIIAMQACCSQSMTYVPLYDTLGANAVEFIINHAEVSIAFVQENNIPSILSTLPRCSANLKTIVSFSHVSEMQKKEAEEFGVSCFSWEEFCQLGVLDCELPTKQKTDICTIMYTSGTTGEPKGVILTNGAIMAEVLSVDHLLFLTDTVASEEDSYFSFLPLAHVFDQIMELYCMYRGSSIGFWRGDVRYLMEDVLELKPSIFCGVPRVYDRIYAGISSKISSGGALKNKLFQFAYNYKLGNLEKGFPQDKAAPLFDRLVFDKIKQALGGRIRIMLSGAAPLPKHVEEFFRVTSCSTLSQGYGLTESCGGCFTSIANVLSMMGTVGIPITTIEARLESVPEMGYDALGSVPRGEICLKGKTLFSGYYKREDLTKEVFVDGWFHTGDIGEWQPDGAMKIIDRKKNIFKLSQGEYIAVENLESTYSRCPLITSIWVYGNSFESFLVAVVVPDKKSLEDWAANQSLTDDFTSLCNNTKARKYILDELNSVGRKHQLRGFELLKAVHLDPIPFDMERDLITPTFKLKRPQLLKYYQDCIDKLYNEAKGSKA, from the exons ATGTCGCTAAAAAATACTAGCAGTTTATACAGTGTGAAGGTGGAAGAGTCGAGGGCGGCAAGCGATGGAAAACCATCGGCAGGGCCTGTGTATAGGGGGATTTATTCGAAGGATGGTTTGCTTGAGGTGCCAGAGGGAGTGCATTCTCCATGGGACTTCTTCAG CGATTCTGCAAAAAAAGTTCCCAATGTCCGTATGCTCGGCCGACGTCAAGTCTCCGATTCAAAG CAGGTGGGTCCTTATGTATGGCTCACATATCAGGAGGTTTATGATGCTGCCGTGCGAATCGGCTCTGCCATTAGGAGCCGTGGTGTTGAACCA GGAAGCCGTTGCGGAATTTATGGTTCCAATTGCCCCGAATGGATCATTGCAATGCAG GCATGTTGCAGCCAGTCTATGACTTATGTACCTCTATATGATACCCTTG gTGCCAATGCTGTGGAGTTCATCATCAACCATGCTGAAGTTTCAATAGCATTTGTCCAAGAAAATAATATCCCCtcg ATTCTGTCTACCCTTCCAAGATGTTCTGCAAATCTAAAAA CTATTGTCAGCTTTTCGCATGTATCTGAAATGCAAAAGAAGGAAGCTGAAGAATTTGGTGTATCTTGCTTTTCATGGGAGGAATTTTGTCAATTG GGAGTTCTAGATTGTGAGCTACCTACAAAACAGAAGACTGACATTTGCACGATAATGTATACAAGTGGAACAACGGGAGAACCAAAAGGTGTCATTCTTACTAATGGGGCTATTATGGCAGAAGTATTATCTGTGGACCATCTACTCTTTCTTACAGACACAGTG GCTTCTGAAGAAGACTCGTATTTCTCATTCCTTCCATTGGCCCATGTATTTGATCAAATAATGGAGTTATACTGCATGTATAGAGGTTCTTCAATAGGATTTTGGCGAGGC GATGTTCGATACTTGATGGAGGATGTTCTGGAACTAAAGCCAAGTATATTTTGCGGGGTTCCTAGAGTATATGACCGTATATATGCTG GTATATCTAGTAAAATTTCGTCTGGAGGTGCATTGAAGAACAAGTTGTTCCAATTTGCATATAACTA TAAGTTGGGAAATCTGGAGAAGGGATTTCCACAAGATAAAGCTGCTCCTCTCTTTGACAGGCTTGTCTTTGATAAG ATAAAACAAGCACTAGGGGGACGGATTCGAATCATGTTATCTGGTGCAGCACCTTTGCCTAAACACGTTGAGGAGTTCTTTAGGGTCACCAGCTGCTCCACTTTATCACAGGGATATG GTCTTACTGAAAGTTGTGGTGGGTGTTTTACATCCATAGCCAATGTACTTTCCATGATGGGAACTGTTGGGATCCCCATCACAACCATTGAAGCAAGACTTGAGTCAGTGCCAGAGATGGGGTATGATGCACTCGGCAGTGTCCCGCGTGGAGAGATTTGCCTGAAGGGGAAAACATTATTCTCTGGATACTACAAGCGAGAAGATCTTACTAAAGAAGTCTTTGTTGATGGGTGGTTTCATACAG GTGATATTGGAGAATGGCAACCTGATGGAGCAATGAAAATCATTGACAGGAAGAAGAATATATTTAAGCTGTCTCAAGGCGAGTACATTGCTGTGGAGAACCTTGAAAGCACGTATTCTCGTTGTCCTCTTATCACATCG ATTTGGGTCTATGGTAACAGTTTTGAGTCCTTTCTTGTGGCCGTTGTCGTCCCTGACAAGAAATCTCTTGAGGACTGGGCAGCTAACCAAAGTCTTACTGATGATTTTACTTCACTGTGCAATAACACAAAGGCCAGGAAGTATATTTTGGACGAGCTCAATAGCGTTGGTCGGAAACATCAA CTTAGAGGATTTGAGTTGTTAAAAGCTGTTCATTTGGATCCAATTCCCTTTGACATGGAGAGAGATCTGATTACTCCAACATTTAAACTGAAAAGGCCACAGTTGCTTAAATATTACCAG GACTGCATTGATAAACTCTATAATGAAGCAAAGGGATCAAAGGCGTAA
- the LOC120015729 gene encoding long chain acyl-CoA synthetase 2 isoform X2 — MSLKNTSSLYSVKVEESRAASDGKPSAGPVYRGIYSKDGLLEVPEGVHSPWDFFSDSAKKVPNVRMLGRRQVSDSKVGPYVWLTYQEVYDAAVRIGSAIRSRGVEPGSRCGIYGSNCPEWIIAMQACCSQSMTYVPLYDTLGANAVEFIINHAEVSIAFVQENNIPSILSTLPRCSANLKTIVSFSHVSEMQKKEAEEFGVSCFSWEEFCQLGVLDCELPTKQKTDICTIMYTSGTTGEPKGVILTNGAIMAEVLSVDHLLFLTDTVASEEDSYFSFLPLAHVFDQIMELYCMYRGSSIGFWRGDVRYLMEDVLELKPSIFCGVPRVYDRIYAGISSKISSGGALKNKLFQFAYNYKLGNLEKGFPQDKAAPLFDRLVFDKIKQALGGRIRIMLSGAAPLPKHVEEFFRVTSCSTLSQGYGLTESCGGCFTSIANVLSMMGTVGIPITTIEARLESVPEMGYDALGSVPRGEICLKGKTLFSGYYKREDLTKEVFVDGWFHTGDIGEWQPDGAMKIIDRKKNIFKLSQGEYIAVENLESTYSRCPLITSIWVYGNSFESFLVAVVVPDKKSLEDWAANQSLTDDFTSLCNNTKARKYILDELNSVGRKHQLRGFELLKAVHLDPIPFDMERDLITPTFKLKRPQLLKYYQDCIDKLYNEAKGSKA, encoded by the exons ATGTCGCTAAAAAATACTAGCAGTTTATACAGTGTGAAGGTGGAAGAGTCGAGGGCGGCAAGCGATGGAAAACCATCGGCAGGGCCTGTGTATAGGGGGATTTATTCGAAGGATGGTTTGCTTGAGGTGCCAGAGGGAGTGCATTCTCCATGGGACTTCTTCAG CGATTCTGCAAAAAAAGTTCCCAATGTCCGTATGCTCGGCCGACGTCAAGTCTCCGATTCAAAG GTGGGTCCTTATGTATGGCTCACATATCAGGAGGTTTATGATGCTGCCGTGCGAATCGGCTCTGCCATTAGGAGCCGTGGTGTTGAACCA GGAAGCCGTTGCGGAATTTATGGTTCCAATTGCCCCGAATGGATCATTGCAATGCAG GCATGTTGCAGCCAGTCTATGACTTATGTACCTCTATATGATACCCTTG gTGCCAATGCTGTGGAGTTCATCATCAACCATGCTGAAGTTTCAATAGCATTTGTCCAAGAAAATAATATCCCCtcg ATTCTGTCTACCCTTCCAAGATGTTCTGCAAATCTAAAAA CTATTGTCAGCTTTTCGCATGTATCTGAAATGCAAAAGAAGGAAGCTGAAGAATTTGGTGTATCTTGCTTTTCATGGGAGGAATTTTGTCAATTG GGAGTTCTAGATTGTGAGCTACCTACAAAACAGAAGACTGACATTTGCACGATAATGTATACAAGTGGAACAACGGGAGAACCAAAAGGTGTCATTCTTACTAATGGGGCTATTATGGCAGAAGTATTATCTGTGGACCATCTACTCTTTCTTACAGACACAGTG GCTTCTGAAGAAGACTCGTATTTCTCATTCCTTCCATTGGCCCATGTATTTGATCAAATAATGGAGTTATACTGCATGTATAGAGGTTCTTCAATAGGATTTTGGCGAGGC GATGTTCGATACTTGATGGAGGATGTTCTGGAACTAAAGCCAAGTATATTTTGCGGGGTTCCTAGAGTATATGACCGTATATATGCTG GTATATCTAGTAAAATTTCGTCTGGAGGTGCATTGAAGAACAAGTTGTTCCAATTTGCATATAACTA TAAGTTGGGAAATCTGGAGAAGGGATTTCCACAAGATAAAGCTGCTCCTCTCTTTGACAGGCTTGTCTTTGATAAG ATAAAACAAGCACTAGGGGGACGGATTCGAATCATGTTATCTGGTGCAGCACCTTTGCCTAAACACGTTGAGGAGTTCTTTAGGGTCACCAGCTGCTCCACTTTATCACAGGGATATG GTCTTACTGAAAGTTGTGGTGGGTGTTTTACATCCATAGCCAATGTACTTTCCATGATGGGAACTGTTGGGATCCCCATCACAACCATTGAAGCAAGACTTGAGTCAGTGCCAGAGATGGGGTATGATGCACTCGGCAGTGTCCCGCGTGGAGAGATTTGCCTGAAGGGGAAAACATTATTCTCTGGATACTACAAGCGAGAAGATCTTACTAAAGAAGTCTTTGTTGATGGGTGGTTTCATACAG GTGATATTGGAGAATGGCAACCTGATGGAGCAATGAAAATCATTGACAGGAAGAAGAATATATTTAAGCTGTCTCAAGGCGAGTACATTGCTGTGGAGAACCTTGAAAGCACGTATTCTCGTTGTCCTCTTATCACATCG ATTTGGGTCTATGGTAACAGTTTTGAGTCCTTTCTTGTGGCCGTTGTCGTCCCTGACAAGAAATCTCTTGAGGACTGGGCAGCTAACCAAAGTCTTACTGATGATTTTACTTCACTGTGCAATAACACAAAGGCCAGGAAGTATATTTTGGACGAGCTCAATAGCGTTGGTCGGAAACATCAA CTTAGAGGATTTGAGTTGTTAAAAGCTGTTCATTTGGATCCAATTCCCTTTGACATGGAGAGAGATCTGATTACTCCAACATTTAAACTGAAAAGGCCACAGTTGCTTAAATATTACCAG GACTGCATTGATAAACTCTATAATGAAGCAAAGGGATCAAAGGCGTAA
- the LOC120007512 gene encoding cold-regulated 413 plasma membrane protein 1-like → MWKKSNYLRMRRDEESSYLIDADFKELGYAAKKLANHAIKLGNLGFGTSFLEWVASFAAIYLLILDRTNWKTNILTQLLIPYIFLSLPSIIFSLFRGEVGKWIALVAIVLRLFFPRRFPDWLEMPAALIILLVVAPSLFASTLRSSWVGVAICLAIACYLLQEHIRASGGFRNSFTKAHGISNTVGIVLLLVYPAWALIIDLL, encoded by the exons ATGTGGAAAAAGAGTAATTACTTGAGAATGAGGAGAGACGAAGAATCAAGTTACTTGATCGATGCGGATTTTAAAGAGCTGGGTTATGCTGCCAAGAAGCTCGCAAATCATGCTATCAAGCTTGGTAACTTGGGATTCGGGACTTCGTTTCTTGAATGGGTTGCTTCTTTCGCTGCTAT TTATCTGTTGATATTGGATCGGACAAACTGGAAAACAAACATTCTCACACAATTGTTGATCCCTTACATTTTCCTTAGCCTGCCTTCAATCATCTTTAGCTTATTCAG GGGTGAGGTAGGGAAATGGATTGCTTTAGTCGCCATCGTCCTACGCCTTTTCTTCCCCCGGCGCTTCCCTG ATTGGTTAGAAATGCCAGCTGCTTTGATTATTCTACTAGTGGTGGCACCCAGTTTGTTTGCAAGCACCTTAAGGAGCAGCTGGGTTGGTGTGGCAATATGTCTTGCTATTGCATGTTATTTGCTGCAAGAACACATCAGAGCTTCTGGTGGTTTCAGGAATTCATTCACAAAGGCTCATGGAATATCAAACACAGTAGGCATAGTCCTCCTGTTGGTCTATCCTGCTTGGGCACTAATCATCGACCTCCTGTGA